The following are encoded in a window of Gammaproteobacteria bacterium genomic DNA:
- a CDS encoding DUF433 domain-containing protein has protein sequence MSTLQATQELLSTLSRAEKAQILQWIVCDLGDPFPGIETLPGVAGGEPCIVRTRIPVWVLEQTRRLGVHEADLLRAYPISSVVSSRSNRRTRPPLTEG, from the coding sequence ATGTCCACCCTACAAGCGACTCAGGAACTACTCTCTACTTTGTCCCGCGCCGAAAAAGCTCAAATTCTGCAATGGATTGTTTGTGATCTGGGCGATCCCTTTCCTGGCATTGAAACCTTGCCCGGCGTTGCCGGTGGCGAACCCTGCATTGTGCGCACCCGTATCCCGGTTTGGGTCTTGGAACAAACCCGGCGGCTCGGCGTTCACGAAGCGGATTTACTCCGCGCTTATCCTATCTCCTCAGTCGTAAGTTCTCGGTCTAATCGTCGAACAAGACCGCCCCTGACTGAAGGTTAA
- a CDS encoding zinc ribbon domain-containing protein, whose amino-acid sequence MPIYEYRCQSCNHDMEVMQKMSDPELSDCPACGQPQLKKLISAVGFRLKGSGWYETDFKKDNQKNVAKDDAPPKESKPAAACDGAGGCGACPTPAAA is encoded by the coding sequence ATGCCCATCTATGAATACCGTTGTCAGTCCTGCAACCACGATATGGAAGTGATGCAGAAAATGAGTGATCCCGAGCTGAGCGATTGCCCCGCGTGTGGCCAGCCACAATTGAAAAAACTGATCTCAGCCGTGGGCTTCCGCTTGAAGGGCAGTGGCTGGTATGAGACCGATTTCAAGAAAGACAATCAGAAGAACGTCGCTAAGGATGATGCGCCGCCCAAGGAAAGCAAACCAGCCGCCGCTTGTGATGGCGCAGGGGGATGTGGGGCTTGTCCGACGCCCGCAGCGGCTTAG
- a CDS encoding transposase — protein MLSFLAAPEMIGVTSMCRFWQGNEAVYHRFLHFCRSKAYDLETLLATWQGYVWRQAVAVQVAGRAVLLGDHTLVVKDGGRMPGVVSLHDASETQHKPSYFRGHCWGAIGVVVGALDACFCLPLALRMHQGFCHLGQVEPTSPQRGADPSLPERVVQMALTLTIDQDGPAFLVLDAFFSIAGVFRLAQSVYSIALKQPYLVIVARAKKNYVAYFPATPKPAGRPGPQPRYGEKVHLIEVFDYPQGFDEVECCVYGQRERVRLMSVPLLWKPLGDALLFIFAITSRGPLVLMCSDLSLSPITALELYCVRTRIEILFAVLKQLLGAFCFHFWTSHLPRHARRPTRNRSLKAPVIERQPTVAACWQAYEVFVFCAVVAQGLLQLIALRFGPEVWQQHRFYLRTRSRDLPSEKTVRQVLAPQVIKPLLDLPPNSLIAQIRHAFQGTTEEEPADPPSIV, from the coding sequence GTGTTGAGCTTTCTCGCCGCCCCGGAAATGATCGGGGTGACGTCAATGTGCCGGTTCTGGCAGGGGAATGAAGCGGTCTATCACCGGTTTCTGCATTTCTGTCGCTCCAAAGCTTATGATCTAGAGACCCTGTTGGCGACGTGGCAGGGTTATGTGTGGCGTCAGGCCGTCGCCGTCCAGGTGGCCGGGCGGGCTGTCTTGTTGGGTGATCATACGCTGGTGGTCAAGGATGGGGGGCGTATGCCAGGCGTCGTGTCGTTACATGACGCTTCAGAAACCCAGCACAAGCCATCGTACTTCCGCGGGCACTGCTGGGGCGCGATCGGGGTGGTGGTTGGCGCACTCGATGCTTGTTTTTGTTTGCCTTTAGCCCTGCGCATGCATCAAGGCTTTTGCCATTTAGGTCAGGTGGAACCGACTTCACCCCAAAGGGGCGCGGACCCGAGCCTGCCCGAGCGGGTGGTGCAGATGGCCCTGACGTTGACCATCGATCAGGATGGCCCCGCATTTTTAGTCTTGGATGCCTTTTTCTCGATCGCGGGGGTCTTTCGCTTGGCCCAATCCGTTTATTCCATCGCCTTGAAGCAACCGTATTTGGTGATCGTGGCCCGGGCCAAGAAAAATTACGTCGCCTATTTTCCGGCGACCCCGAAGCCGGCCGGCCGGCCCGGACCACAACCCCGTTATGGCGAGAAAGTCCATCTGATAGAAGTTTTTGATTATCCACAAGGTTTTGACGAGGTCGAGTGTTGCGTCTATGGCCAGCGGGAACGGGTGCGGTTGATGAGCGTCCCCTTACTCTGGAAGCCCCTCGGCGACGCCCTCCTGTTCATCTTCGCGATCACCTCGCGCGGCCCTTTGGTCCTCATGTGCTCCGATCTGAGCCTCTCACCCATCACCGCGTTGGAACTCTATTGTGTCCGCACCCGCATCGAAATTCTGTTCGCGGTATTAAAGCAGCTCCTGGGCGCTTTTTGTTTTCACTTCTGGACTTCACACCTACCACGCCATGCCCGCCGTCCGACCCGGAATCGGTCGCTCAAGGCCCCGGTGATTGAGCGTCAGCCCACGGTCGCCGCCTGTTGGCAAGCCTATGAAGTCTTCGTCTTCTGCGCCGTGGTCGCCCAAGGCTTGTTGCAGCTGATCGCTCTGCGCTTTGGCCCTGAAGTCTGGCAACAACATCGGTTCTATCTGCGCACCCGTTCCCGCGACCTGCCCTCGGAGAAAACAGTCCGGCAAGTCCTCGCTCCTCAGGTGATCAAACCACTTCTCGATCTCCCACCAAACAGTCTCATCGCGCAGATCCGACACGCTTTCCAAGGTACCACGGAGGAGGAACCGGCCGACCCGCCTTCGATCGTCTGA
- a CDS encoding symmetrical bis(5'-nucleosyl)-tetraphosphatase, which yields MAVYAIGDIQGCYEPLQRLLELLKFDPATDRLWLVGDLVNRGPHSVEVLRLVRELDQQVTTVLGNHDLTLLAAAAGQVKPKRKDTFHAILEAPDRDELLDWLRRCPLLHHDMELGFAMVHAGLPPQWDLTLAQRCAHEVEAALRGPESELFMARMFGGEPRRWQDDLVGYDRLRFIVNALTRMRFCAADGTLSFAEKGPPGSAGIKLMPWFAAPGRRNADLNIVFGHWASLGYYRAPGIYALDSGCVWGNRLTAIRLDEPEAPAFSVPA from the coding sequence ATGGCGGTTTACGCAATTGGCGACATTCAGGGTTGTTACGAGCCGTTGCAACGGCTGTTGGAGTTGCTGAAATTCGATCCCGCCACTGACCGGTTGTGGCTGGTCGGCGATCTGGTGAACCGGGGTCCCCATTCAGTAGAAGTGTTGCGATTGGTCCGCGAGCTGGACCAACAGGTGACGACGGTATTAGGCAATCATGACCTTACCCTGCTGGCTGCGGCTGCCGGTCAAGTCAAGCCCAAGCGCAAGGATACCTTCCACGCGATTCTGGAAGCGCCCGACCGAGATGAATTGCTAGACTGGCTGCGTCGATGTCCACTGCTGCATCATGACATGGAACTGGGATTTGCCATGGTTCACGCCGGTCTGCCGCCACAATGGGACTTGACGCTGGCGCAACGCTGCGCTCATGAAGTCGAAGCAGCCCTGCGCGGGCCGGAATCGGAACTCTTCATGGCGCGAATGTTTGGCGGCGAGCCACGACGCTGGCAAGATGATCTGGTCGGTTACGACCGGTTACGGTTTATCGTCAACGCCCTGACCCGGATGCGTTTTTGCGCAGCGGACGGGACCTTGTCCTTCGCGGAGAAAGGTCCGCCAGGCAGCGCGGGCATTAAGCTGATGCCCTGGTTTGCTGCGCCGGGCCGACGCAATGCCGATCTCAATATTGTCTTCGGTCACTGGGCTTCGCTGGGGTATTATCGCGCACCGGGGATTTACGCTCTCGACAGCGGCTGTGTCTGGGGCAACCGATTGACTGCGATCCGTTTGGACGAACCGGAGGCGCCAGCCTTTAGTGTACCCGCGTGA
- a CDS encoding DNA-binding transcriptional regulator, with product MTQAKSYKSDLKAAIHQTASDLYEIGLMDKKTMRRFDASCLTPIHGFTAQEIRALREREDVSQTVFARYLNVPKDSVSQWERGEKHPSGPSLKLLSLIQKKGLEAIA from the coding sequence ATGACCCAAGCGAAGAGTTACAAGAGTGACCTCAAAGCGGCCATTCATCAAACGGCCAGCGACCTGTACGAAATCGGCCTAATGGATAAGAAAACGATGCGCCGGTTTGATGCGTCTTGCCTAACCCCCATTCATGGCTTTACCGCCCAGGAAATCCGCGCCCTGCGGGAACGTGAGGACGTCAGCCAGACTGTCTTTGCCCGCTATTTGAACGTGCCGAAGGATTCCGTCAGCCAGTGGGAGCGCGGCGAGAAACACCCCTCGGGTCCCTCCCTAAAACTACTGTCTCTTATCCAAAAAAAAGGCTTGGAAGCCATCGCTTGA
- a CDS encoding IS701 family transposase codes for MTGAAEVGLLAGIGQRFMDFCGRFAGHFRQGTRTVETTAQQYVRGLIQADTKNMERMEEVVPEADHQALQHMVSESAWSERAVLDQVAQEAHRLLGGHEDSALLIDDSGVPKKGRQSVGVSRQWCGQLGKVENCQVGVFAALSRGSEATLIDERLFLPEAWTADEARCQAAGIPKAQRGFQRKTDLALAMVTHARQQGIGFAWVGFDGFYGSDPAFLRALEAQGEIFVADIHKDQRIYLADPQPIVPPAKTSHGHPPTVLHAQTPALRVDHWIQQKPATAWQPVTLRDSTKGPLRVEILHQRVWVWDGQETRARHWHLIVRREVETPTEIKYSLSNAPADTRMSRLAFMQGQRYWVERALQQGKQDVGLGDYQVRGWRGWHHHMTLVMMAMLFLLEERLLHQQTRPLLSGRDIRALLNQFLPRRDTTLEEVLRQMQVRHRKRQATIDSAYRKQQLNE; via the coding sequence TTGACTGGCGCTGCCGAAGTCGGATTGCTAGCCGGAATCGGTCAGCGATTCATGGACTTTTGTGGGCGCTTTGCAGGCCACTTCCGCCAAGGGACGCGAACGGTCGAGACGACGGCGCAACAGTATGTCCGTGGCTTGATCCAGGCGGACACCAAGAACATGGAACGCATGGAAGAGGTGGTTCCAGAGGCGGATCATCAAGCCTTGCAGCACATGGTGAGTGAATCCGCCTGGTCCGAACGCGCGGTACTCGATCAGGTGGCCCAAGAGGCTCATCGGTTGTTGGGCGGGCATGAGGACAGTGCCCTGCTCATTGATGACAGTGGTGTGCCGAAGAAAGGCCGGCAATCCGTGGGGGTCAGCCGCCAATGGTGCGGTCAGTTGGGCAAAGTCGAAAATTGCCAAGTGGGTGTGTTTGCGGCGCTGAGCCGGGGTTCTGAGGCGACGTTAATTGACGAACGGTTGTTTTTGCCCGAGGCGTGGACCGCCGACGAAGCCCGTTGCCAGGCCGCGGGCATTCCGAAGGCCCAGCGGGGGTTTCAACGCAAAACCGACTTGGCGTTGGCGATGGTCACCCACGCCCGACAGCAGGGCATCGGCTTTGCCTGGGTCGGCTTTGATGGGTTCTATGGCAGCGATCCCGCGTTCTTACGCGCGCTGGAGGCACAAGGGGAAATCTTCGTCGCGGATATTCACAAGGACCAGCGCATTTATCTGGCTGATCCGCAACCCATCGTCCCTCCGGCGAAGACCTCTCATGGTCATCCCCCGACGGTGCTTCACGCCCAAACCCCCGCCCTGCGGGTCGACCACTGGATCCAACAAAAACCGGCAACCGCCTGGCAACCGGTCACCTTACGGGACAGTACCAAAGGTCCGTTGCGGGTGGAGATTTTACACCAACGCGTGTGGGTGTGGGATGGCCAGGAAACCCGCGCGCGGCACTGGCACTTGATCGTGCGCCGGGAGGTCGAGACGCCGACCGAGATCAAATACAGCTTGAGCAATGCCCCAGCCGACACGCGGATGTCCCGACTGGCGTTCATGCAGGGCCAGCGCTATTGGGTTGAACGCGCTTTGCAACAAGGTAAACAAGATGTCGGACTGGGTGATTATCAAGTTCGGGGATGGCGGGGCTGGCATCACCACATGACGTTGGTCATGATGGCCATGCTCTTTCTGCTCGAAGAACGTCTGCTTCATCAGCAGACGCGACCGTTACTGAGTGGCCGAGATATTCGTGCATTGTTGAATCAATTCTTGCCTCGGCGCGACACGACCTTGGAGGAAGTGCTTCGCCAGATGCAAGTCCGCCACCGAAAACGTCAAGCTACTATCGATTCTGCCTATCGTAAACAACAACTTAATGAATAG
- a CDS encoding transposase, with amino-acid sequence MALPSIRGNDTIHVGFHRPTCAACSSRPFCTRAKTDPREITLRPRPLHEALQNARRQQETEAGRARYGPRAGVEGTLSQAVRAFSLRRCRYKGTVYIRAEKGAKESEAKKDIEIKAQYGFQSVSVVRRPAVPREV; translated from the coding sequence ATCGCCTTACCATCTATCAGGGGTAACGACACGATCCATGTTGGGTTCCATCGCCCCACCTGTGCCGCTTGTAGTAGCCGTCCCTTCTGCACCCGCGCTAAGACCGACCCTCGCGAAATCACGTTGCGTCCGCGCCCATTGCATGAAGCGTTGCAAAATGCTCGCCGTCAACAAGAAACCGAAGCCGGGCGCGCCCGGTACGGCCCACGGGCTGGGGTCGAGGGCACCTTGTCCCAGGCCGTCCGCGCCTTTAGCCTGCGCCGATGTCGTTATAAGGGTACCGTGTACATTCGTGCGGAAAAAGGCGCTAAGGAATCAGAAGCTAAGAAAGACATTGAAATAAAGGCTCAATATGGATTCCAGTCAGTTAGCGTTGTTAGGCGACCAGCAGTTCCAAGAGAGGTCTGA
- the nudB gene encoding dihydroneopterin triphosphate diphosphatase, translating into MNTQNPPQPPFVKEGSCASNSPYPSCVKGGNCASNSPQPPFVKEGSRVKRPESVLVVIYTLADEVLALRRCQPPDFWQSVTGSLRWEETDPLETARRELREETGLGDGLEIVACNQINRFPILPPWRHRYAPDVIENIESVFRVCLPERCPVDLNPAEHSEYLWLPRSVAADRMTSWTNRDAILTLPSM; encoded by the coding sequence TTGAATACGCAAAATCCCCCCCAACCTCCCTTTGTCAAAGAGGGGAGCTGCGCATCAAATTCTCCCTACCCCTCCTGTGTCAAAGGGGGGAACTGTGCATCAAATTCTCCCCAACCCCCCTTTGTCAAAGAGGGGAGCCGTGTTAAACGCCCGGAGTCGGTGCTGGTGGTGATTTACACCCTGGCGGACGAGGTGCTAGCCCTGCGCCGTTGCCAGCCACCGGATTTCTGGCAATCGGTCACCGGCAGTTTGCGCTGGGAGGAGACGGATCCACTGGAAACTGCACGGCGGGAATTGCGCGAAGAAACCGGTTTAGGTGACGGACTGGAGATCGTTGCCTGCAACCAGATCAACCGTTTCCCCATTCTACCGCCCTGGCGGCATCGCTATGCGCCAGATGTGATTGAGAATATCGAGTCTGTGTTCCGGGTTTGCCTGCCGGAGCGCTGTCCTGTTGACCTGAACCCCGCTGAACACAGTGAGTATCTTTGGTTGCCACGCTCAGTCGCGGCGGACCGGATGACTTCCTGGACCAACCGGGACGCGATTCTCACCCTGCCTTCTATGTAA
- a CDS encoding IS110 family transposase, which produces MYHLGIDVAKNKLDGCLLNPENDQRRAKTVPNTPAGFTELRDWRIRQKVPDLSQVHLILEATGVYHEAATLWFIEAGAGVSVVNPAQVKAFGQGVAVRTKTDARDSPVLARYGALVNPPRWQPPAPEIRELNALIARLDAVEADLRREQNRLEKTAAVPAPATVLDSLQQHIAFLRQEQTRVQTAIHDHIERHPRLKQDHDLLGSIPAVGEKTAQRLLAVLHGHDFTSADQVTAFLGLVPIEGQSGSSLHRRPRLSKAGAPRIRAALYMAAVVATRHNPHIQALYQRLLARGKAKIAALGAAMRKLVQLAFGVLKHQQPYQANWTLAP; this is translated from the coding sequence ATGTATCACCTCGGTATTGATGTTGCTAAAAACAAGCTGGATGGCTGTCTGCTCAATCCGGAGAACGATCAACGCCGCGCCAAGACCGTGCCCAACACCCCAGCGGGTTTTACGGAATTGCGCGATTGGCGGATCCGGCAAAAAGTCCCTGATCTGAGTCAGGTTCATCTGATTCTGGAAGCGACTGGGGTCTATCATGAAGCGGCCACCCTTTGGTTTATTGAGGCCGGCGCCGGGGTGTCCGTCGTCAATCCTGCCCAAGTCAAAGCCTTTGGTCAGGGTGTGGCGGTGCGCACAAAAACCGACGCCCGCGACAGCCCGGTGCTGGCCCGGTACGGGGCCTTGGTCAACCCGCCCCGTTGGCAACCCCCGGCCCCGGAGATTCGGGAATTGAATGCCCTGATCGCCCGCCTGGATGCGGTCGAAGCGGATCTGCGCCGGGAACAGAACCGTCTGGAGAAAACCGCGGCGGTTCCCGCACCCGCCACCGTCCTGGACTCGCTCCAACAACACATCGCCTTTTTGAGGCAGGAGCAAACCCGCGTACAGACGGCGATTCACGATCACATCGAACGCCATCCCCGCCTGAAACAGGACCACGACTTGCTGGGCTCGATTCCTGCCGTGGGCGAGAAAACCGCCCAGCGGTTGCTGGCGGTGCTGCACGGCCACGACTTTACCTCCGCCGATCAAGTGACCGCCTTCCTCGGCTTGGTCCCCATCGAAGGTCAATCGGGCAGCAGCCTGCATCGCCGCCCCCGCCTGTCCAAAGCCGGAGCACCCCGGATTCGGGCAGCGCTGTACATGGCCGCCGTCGTGGCGACCCGCCATAACCCGCACATCCAGGCCTTATACCAGCGCCTGCTGGCCCGGGGCAAAGCCAAAATCGCCGCCTTGGGCGCAGCCATGCGCAAATTGGTGCAATTGGCGTTCGGTGTCCTTAAACATCAGCAACCCTATCAAGCAAATTGGACCCTCGCCCCTTGA
- a CDS encoding GMC family oxidoreductase: protein METLLGVHRFEPEPDLQAIVGKLTRNGAGWNARPLALALDPHIVEHPEEAAHFDAFASVKNLKADGQHALLERVQHLPNLVILTGQAVRDFLFDPERPERLIGVRTEDGSEFLADTVLLAAGALHSPRLLQGYLADSGLAERLLCADVVGRNYKSHLLSAVLAFSATPKTDLLRKTLLLLNERLPHSSIQPLGFDGQLLSTLIPGFVPRGFARALGHRAYGFFLQTEDGSDPANRVVAQTNGARYPQLDYDPARLPVAREEHRRLVRDFNRSLWKIGLPATAQRIPLAGTAHACGTLVAGNDPRTSVVDVDGKVHGLDNLYVVDGSVLPRSSRVNPSLTIYAWALRVAERLQKGGSIPIKVREAT, encoded by the coding sequence ATGGAAACCTTATTGGGCGTCCATCGCTTTGAGCCGGAACCGGATCTGCAAGCCATCGTCGGTAAGTTGACCCGCAACGGCGCGGGTTGGAACGCCCGGCCCTTGGCGCTGGCCTTGGACCCCCACATCGTCGAACATCCCGAGGAAGCTGCGCATTTCGACGCCTTCGCTTCGGTCAAGAACTTGAAAGCCGACGGCCAACACGCTTTGTTGGAGCGGGTTCAGCACTTGCCTAACCTCGTCATCCTGACCGGGCAGGCGGTGCGCGATTTCCTCTTCGACCCCGAGCGGCCCGAGCGGTTGATCGGGGTTCGCACCGAAGATGGTAGTGAATTTCTGGCTGATACGGTGTTGCTGGCGGCGGGCGCATTGCATTCGCCACGGCTGTTGCAGGGCTATCTAGCCGACAGTGGTTTAGCCGAGCGGCTGCTGTGCGCGGACGTGGTGGGGCGAAATTACAAATCCCACCTGCTCAGCGCCGTGCTAGCGTTTTCCGCGACCCCCAAGACCGATCTGCTGAGGAAAACCCTGCTGCTGCTGAACGAACGGTTGCCGCACAGCAGCATCCAGCCCTTGGGTTTCGACGGTCAACTGCTCAGCACCTTGATTCCGGGCTTCGTGCCGCGCGGGTTCGCCCGTGCGCTCGGTCATCGCGCCTACGGTTTCTTTTTACAGACCGAGGACGGTTCTGATCCCGCCAACCGCGTCGTCGCCCAGACTAATGGCGCCCGCTACCCCCAGCTTGACTATGACCCGGCACGGTTGCCGGTGGCGCGGGAGGAGCATCGGCGGCTGGTGCGCGACTTCAATCGCTCGCTGTGGAAAATCGGCCTGCCGGCGACGGCCCAGAGGATTCCATTAGCTGGCACCGCACACGCCTGCGGCACGTTGGTTGCGGGCAACGATCCCCGCACCTCTGTGGTGGATGTCGATGGCAAAGTGCATGGTCTGGACAATCTGTACGTGGTGGACGGCAGCGTCCTGCCGCGCTCCAGCCGGGTTAACCCGTCGTTGACCATCTACGCCTGGGCGTTGCGGGTAGCGGAGCGATTGCAAAAAGGGGGGTCCATTCCAATAAAAGTACGTGAGGCGACATAG
- the aspS gene encoding aspartate--tRNA ligase, with the protein MRSHYCGQVTETLLDQDVTLCGWAHRRRDHGGVIFIDLRDREGLVQVVIDPDTPDAFANAERVRNEFVLRITGRVRRRPEGTENPNLATGVVEVLTRELEILNRSEPLPFQLDDDDTSEEVRLRYRYLDLRRPVMQDRLRLRTRIISALRRFLDEQGFMDIETPMLTKATPEGARDYLVPSRTHPGSFFALPQSPQLFKQLLMMAGMDRYYQVVRCFRDEDLRADRQPEFTQLDIETSFMDEAAITGLMEEMIRQLFKAVMAVDLPNPFPRMPYETAMQRYGSDKPDLRIPLELTELSDLMASVEFKVFAGPANDPKGRVAALRVPEGGKLTRREIDLYTEFVGRYGAKGLAYIKVNDVTGGREGLQAPIVKFLPDETLAKILTRTGAENGDLIFFGADSVKVVNDALGALRLKLGHDLGLVKGEWAPLWVVNFPMFEWDENDQRWNALHHPFTAPRTDDPAEVQANPGRCLSKAYDMVLNGSEIGGGSVRIHRQEMQNKVFELLGIDAEEARAKFGFLLDALKFGCPPHGGIAFGLDRLTMLMAGASSIRDVMAFPKTQSAACLLTQAPAPVTETQLRDLNIRLRRTP; encoded by the coding sequence ATGCGCAGCCACTATTGCGGCCAAGTCACTGAAACTCTGTTAGATCAAGATGTCACCCTCTGTGGCTGGGCGCATCGCCGCCGCGATCATGGCGGAGTGATTTTTATCGACCTGCGCGACCGCGAAGGGTTGGTGCAAGTCGTGATTGACCCCGATACGCCGGACGCCTTCGCCAACGCCGAGCGGGTTCGCAATGAATTCGTATTACGTATCACCGGTCGAGTGCGTCGTCGTCCCGAGGGTACGGAAAATCCCAACCTGGCCACGGGCGTGGTGGAGGTGCTGACCCGCGAGCTGGAAATCCTCAATCGTTCCGAACCCTTGCCGTTCCAGTTGGATGATGACGACACTTCCGAGGAAGTGCGCCTGCGTTATCGCTACCTCGATCTGCGCCGCCCGGTCATGCAAGACCGCTTGCGCTTGCGCACCCGGATCATCAGCGCGCTGCGCCGGTTCCTGGATGAACAAGGCTTTATGGACATCGAAACCCCGATGCTGACCAAGGCGACCCCGGAGGGCGCTCGCGACTATCTGGTGCCCAGCCGCACTCATCCCGGCAGTTTCTTCGCCCTGCCGCAATCGCCGCAATTATTCAAGCAATTGTTGATGATGGCCGGCATGGATCGCTACTATCAGGTAGTGCGCTGTTTCCGCGACGAGGATCTGCGCGCTGACCGCCAGCCGGAATTCACCCAGCTCGATATTGAAACCTCGTTCATGGACGAAGCGGCTATTACCGGGCTGATGGAAGAGATGATCCGCCAGCTATTCAAAGCGGTCATGGCGGTCGACTTGCCTAACCCATTTCCACGAATGCCTTATGAGACGGCGATGCAGCGCTATGGCTCCGACAAGCCGGATTTGCGCATTCCCCTGGAGCTGACTGAACTGTCGGATTTGATGGCGAGCGTGGAATTCAAGGTCTTCGCTGGACCCGCTAATGATCCCAAAGGCCGGGTCGCGGCGTTGCGCGTTCCAGAGGGCGGTAAACTGACCCGGCGCGAAATTGACCTGTACACCGAGTTCGTCGGACGCTATGGCGCGAAAGGACTGGCCTACATCAAGGTGAATGATGTGACCGGCGGGCGCGAAGGTTTGCAAGCGCCCATTGTCAAGTTTCTGCCCGATGAGACCCTGGCCAAGATTCTCACGCGCACCGGAGCCGAGAATGGCGACCTGATTTTCTTCGGTGCAGATTCCGTCAAGGTAGTCAACGATGCGCTGGGCGCGCTGCGGCTGAAGTTGGGTCACGATCTGGGACTGGTCAAGGGTGAATGGGCGCCGCTGTGGGTCGTGAACTTCCCGATGTTTGAATGGGACGAAAATGACCAGCGCTGGAACGCCCTGCATCATCCGTTCACTGCGCCGCGCACGGACGATCCCGCCGAGGTGCAAGCCAATCCGGGACGTTGCCTGTCGAAGGCTTACGACATGGTGCTGAATGGCAGCGAAATCGGCGGCGGTTCGGTGCGTATTCACCGACAGGAGATGCAGAATAAGGTATTTGAACTGTTGGGCATCGACGCCGAGGAAGCGCGCGCCAAATTCGGCTTTCTGCTGGATGCGCTGAAATTCGGCTGTCCCCCGCACGGCGGCATCGCCTTTGGCCTGGATCGCCTGACGATGCTGATGGCCGGCGCCAGCTCTATCCGCGATGTCATGGCGTTCCCCAAGACGCAGAGCGCCGCCTGTCTGCTGACCCAGGCGCCGGCGCCGGTCACCGAGACGCAGCTGCGCGATCTCAACATTCGGTTGCGGCGCACGCCTTGA
- a CDS encoding type II toxin-antitoxin system RelE/ParE family toxin, whose amino-acid sequence MRIFKSKWFAKFARKERIADAKLCEAIRNAEQGIVDADYGGGVIKQRIARPNEGKSGGYRSIVLFQRGALSFFVYGFAKNEQDNIDESDERDFKELAKIVLALSDAELKTLVDSGKYVEVTSDDPSEELQE is encoded by the coding sequence ATGCGGATTTTCAAGAGCAAGTGGTTTGCAAAATTCGCCCGCAAGGAGCGGATCGCCGACGCCAAGTTATGCGAGGCCATCAGGAATGCAGAGCAGGGCATCGTCGATGCGGATTATGGCGGTGGCGTCATCAAGCAGCGGATCGCCCGACCGAATGAGGGGAAGTCCGGTGGGTATCGGTCTATTGTCCTTTTCCAGCGGGGGGCACTGTCCTTTTTTGTCTATGGGTTTGCTAAAAACGAACAGGACAACATCGACGAGAGCGATGAACGGGATTTCAAGGAACTGGCGAAAATCGTTTTGGCCCTCTCTGATGCCGAGCTGAAAACCCTGGTCGATAGCGGTAAGTATGTGGAGGTAACAAGTGATGACCCAAGCGAAGAGTTACAAGAGTGA